In the Pedobacter cryoconitis genome, AAGAAGAAATGCCTGACATAGAACTGGAAGCAATGGATCTTTGTGAAGGCAGGGTACTTGATGTTGGCGGAGGAGCTGGCAGTCATGCGCTTATTCTGCAAGCACGCGGCTTTGATGTGATCGCATTGGACATTTCACCTATTGCGGTAGAAATCATGAAAACCAGAGGCGTAAAGAATGCCGTTGAGGGAGATATTTTCAGTTATCAGGGAGAGAAGTTTGATACTTTATTGTTCCTGATGAACGGTATCGGATTGACAGGTACCATTGACGGTTTCAAAACATTCCTTAAACATGCAAAATCCTTATTAAACGAAGACGGACAACTATTATTTGATACTTCGGATATCTCTTACTTATATGAAGATATGGAGAAGCCTGCCGGTAAATATCACGGGGAGATCGCTTATCAATACGAATACAAAGATCAAAAAGGAGAATGGTTCAACTGGCTGTATCTTGATCCACAGCTCCTGAAACAAATCGCTAAAGAATGTGGCTGGGAATGTCACTTGCTATTTGATGATGGCCAGGATCAGTATCTTGCAGAAATGAGGGTCACTCAATAATCTGGAAGTCACAATAATTCAGAAACTCATTTGCCAGAAACAGACATTGTATTTTTGTAATACAATTTGTCAATATGAGTAATTCTTCCATTCAATTAAGCGTTCTCGACCAGTCACCTGTTAGAAAAGGTGTTTCTGCACAACAAGCAATACAGGAGACTGTTGAGCTCGCAAAAATAGCGGACAATCTCGGTTATACCCGTTTCTGGGTTTCTGAGCATCACAATACAACTGCATTAGCTGGCTCAACCCCCGAAATCCTGATTACACATCTGGCGGGCCAGACTGAAAATATAAAATTGGGATCGGGAGGGGTTATGCTCCCTAACCATAGTGCCTTAAAGGTGGCAGAGAACTTTCGTATGCTCGAAGTCCTTTTCCCAGGGAGGATTGATCTTGGACTAGGCAGAGCCCCGGGTACAGACCGGATTACTGCCAGCGTACTTAATCCGTCTAACCAGTGGAGGGAGCAGGATTTTTTGGAACAGCTGAATGACCTCAGAAATTATCTGCATGATTCCGGAGAACCTGGCACAATACAAGAAAAGATTATCGCTATTCCACAAGCAGCAACTGTACCATCAATGTGGTTACTAAGTTCGAGTGGCCAGAGTGGTTTATTTGCTGCACATTTCGGTATGGGAATGTCTTTTGCCCATTTTATTAATCCTTTAGGCGGCCCTGAAGCTGTTCAGATTTATCGCGACCGTTTTCAGCCATCAATTGATAAGACAGCGCCAGAAGTAAATGTAAGTATAGGTGTTTTTTGTTCGGAAAATGAAGAAATAATCTTCCGTCAGCAAGCCGTAATGGACTATAGATATCTTCAGCTTGAAAAAGGAGGCAAATTATATCCAATTGCCTACAACGACATTAAACATGTGAATTATAATGCTGCCGAACAGGAAAGAATAGACCATAACAGGCAAAGGATGTTAATCGGGACCCCGGATGTACTGAAAGAAAAAATAGATACATTACTGGCTGATTACAAGGTAAACGAGCTGATGGCTGTCACGATCACCGAAGGTTTCGAAGAGCGCATCCGTTCTTACGAGCTTTTAGCAGCAATGTATCTGAAATAATTTAGTTACTCTTTTCTTCCCAGATCAGCGCAATATTGATAATAGTTTCCACCGCTTTTTCCATGTCTTGTACGGAAGCCCATTCCTGCTTGCCATGGAAAGCGTGTTCGCCTGCAAAAACGTTAGGACAAGGTAAGCCCATTAATGATAACCTTGAACCGTCTGTTCCACCTCTGATACTTTGTCTTTTAACTGGAATACCTACACGTTCAATTGCCAGAACGCCATATTCCAATACTTGTGGATGCTGGTCCAGTACCTTTTTCATATTGCGGTATTGTTCCTTTATTTTTAGTGTATAAGTAGCATTCGGATAGGCAGCAATAACTTGTTTAACAATAGTTTCCAGCGTGCGGCCATGTTCAGCTAACAAAGCATCATCAAAATCACGGATAATAAAATGTGCTTCTGCCTGTTCTACATTTCCCTGCATCGTAACCGGGTGTAAAAATCCTTCCTTTTTCGAAGTCGCTTCTGGCGTCAGGGTATCTTTTGGTAAGGCACTGATAATATCACTCAGAATCTTGACCGCACTTTCCATCTTGCCTCTCGCAAAACCCGGATGAGAACTAATACCATGTATAGTCAAAACTGCTCCATCAGCAGAAAAAGTCTCATCTTCAATAGAACCGCAGGTTTCTCCATCAATAGTATAAGCGAAGTCAGCACCTAGCTTTTTAAGGTCTGCTTTATCTACACCTCTTCCAATCTCTTCATCAGGCGTAAAAAGTATTCTTATTTTACCATGTTTATGCTCCGGATGCTGCATCAAAAAGGCTGCGGCTTCCATAATTTCTGCCAGACCAGCTTTGTTATCAGCACCCAATAAGGTCGTACCGCTTGCGGTTATGATATCATTGCCAATCTGATCTTTCAGATCTTTATGCTCGCTCATCCTCAAAACCACCGAATTGTCATCAGGAAGCACAAGGTCCTGCCCCTGGTAATTAGTATGAATAATCGGTTTCACACCATATCCGCTGCAATCAGGAGAAGTATCCATATGCGAACAGAAACAAATTACAGGAACATTTTTAGTCGTATTGGAAGGAATAGTTGCATATACATAGCCATACTCATCCAGGTGTGCATCTGTTATTCCCAGCTCCAACAATTGAGCAACCAATACTTTACCAAGATTCTTCTGTTTTTCGGTTGAAGGAATGCTTGCAGACTCAGGATCAGACTGTGTGTCTATTTTTACGTATTCAGTAAATCTATTTTGTAAAGAATTACCTGTGTTATGATATTTTAGCATAATTTTAAAAAAAAGTAAAAGCCTTCTTATTCAGTAAAATTCAAAAGCTGTTTTAAATATATTCAAACAGTTTCTTAAAAGGCCAAAGATAACCAAAGATGATATTTTATCTATAAACAATCAGCATAACTTGAAAAGGATACTTATTTCAACCTTATTTTTAGCATTAGCGTTTTCGTCTTTTGCACAATCAAATTTCTACAAGTTTTCTATTGGTGCTGGCGCTGGTATTACGCAGTCTTTCGCAGATCTCAAAAAACATGACTTCGGCCTGGCTGGCTATGCTACGCTTGATTATTTATTCACTCCTTACCTTAGTATTGGCCTGGAACTTCAAAAAGGTGAAATCAATGGAGGGGACATCAACGCGACTCCAGACGACAGGCAGTTCATCAATGGCTACCAGGCGGTGTCTGTCAATGGAAAAATATCTTTAGGACAATTTATAGATTTTGACTATAATGGCTTATCCGGCAAGCTCAGAGGCCTGTATTTTGGAAGCGGCCTGGGGATTATTCAGAATAAGATGAAAGGGATCAGACGCATAAACGTAAATAACCCTGACCATCCATATCCTGGACAGGATGGTTCTAAAGACGTTTACTTTCCACTGAACCTGGGTATTAATTTCTTTTTCCCGGATCAGGAGGGCTTTTACAGATACACACTGAATGTTAATTGCCAGAGTAATGTGACCCTTGGAGAAGGGCTGGACGGTTATGACAACTCATCTTTAACCCGTAAATCCGGAAAACCTGATATCTATAGTTTTTATACTATTGGATTCAAATACAGTTTCGGAAAAATGGGGCTGTATAAGAAAACATTCAGACGCTTTTAGTCTGAAGAAATGTAGCGTACTTTTATAAATTCGTATCAATGAAATATCTTTTACTGTCTTTAATTCTGCTAACGATGGAAACATTTGCACAGCAAACGCCTTACGAGCTTAGTAATAAAAATCAAACAGCTACCTATGAACAGGCAATTGCTTATTATAAACAACTGGCTAAAGTATCTCCACAAGCTAAACTCCTTACTTATGGAACTACTGATTTTGGAAAACCGCTTCACTTACTGGTCTTGTCAAAAAACAAGGTCTTTAATCCTGTTGAACTCAGGAAAAATAATCAAAGAATATTATTAATTAATAATGGAATCCACCCTGGTGAACCTGAAGGTATAGATGCTTCAATGATGCTGGCCAGGGATTTACTAAAAGACAACCATTTACCAGCTAATGTTGTGATCTGTATTATTCCGGTTTACAATATAGACGGATCATTCAACCGCAGCAGTACCTCAAGAGCAAATCAGAATGGGCCGGAAGCTTATGGATTCAGAGGAAACAGTAAAAACTATGATCTGAACAGGGACTTTATTAAAACTGACTCCAAAAACTCAGCTGCTTTTCAGGAAATATTCAATACCTGGCAGCCAGAAATCTTTGTAGATACGCATACCAGCAATGGCGCCGATTATCAGTATACCATGACACTTATTCCTACACAAAAAGATAAACTGAACTCTATTTTAGCAGATTACCTGACCACGACTATGGTTCCTGCTTTATATGCAGGAATGAAGAAAAAAGGATACGAACTCATTCCGTATATCAATTCGGTAGAGAACACACCAGATGCTGGGATCACAGGTTTCCTGGAAACGCCCCGTTATTCAACCGGTTACGCAGCTTTACATAACAGTATTGGCTTTATGCCAGAAACACATATGTTAAAGGCTTATCAGAAGAGAGTTGAATCCACTTATCAATTACTTCAGACTTACGTTGATTTAGTGAGCAGAGATGCAAAGATCATTGGGGAGAACAAGCGTAAAGCTGATGAGGCTGCTTCCATACAAAAAGAATTTCCATTGAGCTGGAAACTAAATGAGACTACTTACGAGCTGATTACTTTTAAAGGATTTGCTGCAAAATATAAGCCCAGTGCCGTAAGTGGCGCTGACAGGCTCTATTATGATAGAAATGATCCCTATACAAAAAAGATCAAATACTGGAATAAGTTTGAACCACAACTTAGCGTAGAAAAACCGGTAGCCTACGTCATTCCAAAAGCATGGGATAAAGTAATTGGCTTACTGAAATTAAATGGGGTGAAGGTAGAGGAGCTTGAGGAAGATAAGGACCTTGCCGTTGATGTTTATTATATCGGGGATTATAAAACAGCGTCCAGACCTTATGAAGGGCATTACATTCACAATAACGTTCAACTCGTTACGAAGAAACAAACCTTAAAATTCTATAAAGGAGATTACCTGGTTTATGTAGATCAGCCGCAAAACAGGTACATTATGGAAACCCTGGAACCACAGGCTACCGATTCTTTCTTTAACTGGAATTTTTTCGATTCTGTACTGGATCAGAAAGAACATTACTCTGCCTATGTTTTTGAAGATACAGCTGCCGGGCTATTAAAAGATGATCCTGAGCTTAAAATCAAGCTGAATCAAAAGAAATTAAAAGATAGTACATTTGCACAGAATCCTTCAGCACAACTTGAATTTGTATATCAAAATTCAAATTATTACGAAAAAACACATTTACGCTATCCAATTGCTAGATTGCAATAATTTATAATCCGATACGAATATATTATGATACAAGAATACCTGATCAACACACCAGTCGCTTCTCTCATTTTTATTTTCACACTGGCGACGAGCATTTATGCCTTTAATGACAGTTCCCTGTTTGGAAAGTTTATGCTTCATCCCTATAGTGTGTACCGCAGAAGTAATGTCTATACCTTATTAACGAGTGGCTTAATACACGGGAGCTGGATGCACCTGGCCTTTAACATGTTTACTTTCTATTTCTTTGCTTTCTCATTAGAAGCTACAATAGGAAGCCTGAGATTTGGTCTGATCTATTTTGTGGGTTTAATTTTAAGCGATATTCCTTCTGTCATCAAACATAAAGATGATTATCATTACCATAGCCTGGGCGCATCGGGAGCAATTTCTGCAGTATTGTTCAGTTATATCCTGTTTTATCCACTGAATACATTAATGATATTTCCATTACCAGTACCTATCTGGGCAGCATTATTTGGTGTATTATACCTGGTTTACTCTTACTATATGTCAAAAAGTTCCAGAGATAATATTAACCATGATGCACATTTATTCGGCGCAATTACTGGTATCATCATTACGATATTAGTTGTACCTGGTATTGTTCCTCATTTTATCGAAACCATTACTGCCCGTTTCGGAGGTTAATCCGTAGCTGGCAGGGACGGTGGATTGAAGTAGCTTGTAGGGGCCATAGGGTCTTTTCTGATTTCCATCAGCAGATTTCCCCAGGGTTTCCAGACGGTCTCTAAAACCTGCGCATAAATTTTATGCTGCCAAACGTCAAATAATGGTTTGTTGGTTGTCCCCCGTAAAGGCATGGCATCAATATAGATTGATCCCTCAACAGGCATAATTGTATATTCTGGCAAACGGTTGAACAAATAGGCAGAGTAAAAGAACCTGGCACACAATTCTTCAAACTGCTGGTCTGTTAAGCACTGGCCTGCAATCTGATCCAGGATCTCCTGATGATATCTTTTATTGGTCCCATTATCCTGCAAACAGGCAATAATACCAAAATCTTTAAGTTTTAAAGAGAAAGTAAGGGTATTGATCTCATCCCTGAAGCTGAAAGGAATATCATCCTGCTCCAAGGGTACAATCACAAAAGACCATGGCGTAAAATCTTCCAGTATTACACTCCGGTAAATACTCTGGATCATGGTCTGCAAATTGCCAAATTTGTGCATCAGCCCTTGTGACATATTTAATCCATCATCGCTGAGTTGCTGCAAGTTTACCGCAGCATTCATCTCGATATAGATCAGGCTGTAAAGAAATTTACCAATCCATTTAAACAAGTCCATTTCTTCCAGCTTTGAAACGCCGGCAAATCCTTGGGCAAATGCTGCCGCTATTTTATCTTCCAGCGGGCCAATAAAATTAAGCAATACCTCTTCACTTACAGGTATTTTCAATGTATTATAGGACCTGATAGACTCATCCAGCAACTTAATCTGTTCATCACCGCTAAAATTTGCAACTTCCAATAACCATGCAGGCAATACATTGGTCTGTATCACAGGGGCATCAAAAGTATCTCCGCTCAAAAAGCAGTTTTTGAACTTAAAGTCGAAGTTTTTAAATGGCTGATAGATTGTGTTAGTCATATTAAGCGCAATATTAGGGATATTATTTTTACATTCGGCGAGGCTCCCATTTTTTAACTTTGATATTACCAAAAGCTTTTAAAACACATGCAAGCAGTTCATATTTCTTTCAACCTGGAACTTAAACATCCTTTCACTATTGCTGGCTTCACCAGAACAAGTACTCCTTTATTGCTACTAAAGCTTACTTATGAAAATATTGACGGTTATGGCGAAGCTTCCATGGTTCCTTATTTAGGTGAAAGCTATAGTTCTGCAACGGAATTTCTGCAAAAGGTAGATTGGACACGTTTTAAGCATCCTTTTAACTTTGGAGAGTTTATGGCCTACCTCGATAGTATTGACGCTGGTAATCCAGCTATAAAGGCTGCTATAGACATTGCATTAAATGACATCAATGGAAAGATGCTGCAAAAGCCATGTTTTGAGCTTTACAATGCTGATCCGCTGAAAATGCCCGTTACCTCTTTCACGATAGGAATTGCTGCACCAGAATTGATTAAAGAAAAGGTTGCTGAGGCAAAAGGGTTTAAAGTACTCAAAGTCAAACTAGGATCTGGCCACGATAAAGAGCTGATCAACGCGATCAGAAGTGTAAGTAATTTACCACTTTATATAGATGCTAATCAGGGATGGACTGACCGGAAAATGGCCATAGACCTGATCTATTGGTTACATGACCAGGGAGCCGTACTGATTGAACAACCAATGAACAAGACAAATATCGAAGGAAATGCCTGGTTAACAGGGCGTAGTCCAATTCCAATCCTTGCTGATGAAGCCGTACAAAGATTAAGTGATATTGACCACATTAAGGGGGCTTATCATGGTATAAACGTTAAATTAATGAAAAGTGGCGGAATGTATGAAGCCAACCAGATGATTTTAAAAGCCCGGTCTTATGGGATGAAAGTAATGATCGGGTGTATGAGTGAAACTTCTATCGCTACTCAGGCCGGTCTGGCTTTAGCTCCGTTATGTGATTGGGTAGATCTGGATGGTCCTTTTCTAACTAAAAATAATCCATTTGAATCCCCTGCCATGCACCAGGGCAAGTACATCTTAAAAGACCTTCCAGGTTTAGGGCTGAAAGGTCTTTCTGCTAATTTGTTTCTTCCTTAACAGCAGAAGAATTATTCACGATATTTTGTTTTTCCTTGATACCAGCTCTCACTTCTTTGACGATCTTAATCTTCAGGTAAATGAAAAATAAACCTGTAGCAATTAACAAGGCAACAACAGGATAATTTGCGTTCTGGAAAGCCCATTTAAGGCCGATTACAGAAATCACAATACCCAGGGTATAAAAAGTATTTAATGCAATTTGCTTCTTCATCTTAATAAACTGGCATGCTAGGATCAAATGCAGCCTGCCATGCAAGGATACCGCCTTTTAAGTTGTAAAGGTTTGTAAAACCATGCAATTGCTCCAATTGCATTACTGCCGCTGCACTGCGTTTACCACTTCTGCATTGCATAATTACGGGCTTATCGGTTGCAATTTTCTCTACTTCAATCAGAATGCCTCCCAAAGGAATATTCTCGCCATTAAGGTTTGAAGTATCGTATTCGAAAGTTTCTCTTACATCAATCAGTTGAAAATCTTCCTTGTTATCTATTTTTTGTTTTAATTCTTCTACGCTAATTTCTTTCATCTTCAAAGCTTTAAATGGATAGTTTATGATCCACGAATAATGGTCAAATATAAAGTTTATCAACAACTTATCTGCTAAATGCAAGTCAAAATTTATGGTTTTAACCTATAGCTTGTAACAACTAAGAATGCCGGGCGTTTAATAGTATTCTTTCTTAACTTTGTTATTATGGATGCCCTGTCACGTTTCTTTTGGTTTTGTTCTGGTGTACACCAGCCTACATTAGAGAAGCACCCTACCGAACATAATAAATATGTTGGTATCGGCGCAACTATCTTTTTCACTGGTTTATTCGCTGCTTTGTCTGGTGGATATGCCATGTACTTTGTTTTTAAAGGCGACACTGCTGCCGCGCTTTTCGCCATATTTTTCGGTGTCCTGTGGGGACTTGCCATTTTTAATATGGACCGTTATATTGTATCCAGCATCAACAAGAACTCTACTTCAACTCAGCAAATTCTACAAGCAACGCCTCGTATATTATTGGCGATTATGATCGGTATGGTCATTTCACGCCCCTTAGAGCTCAAAATCTTTGATAAGGAGATTAAAGAGCGTCTTAAAGTAAGTTACCTGAATAACCAGCGTTCAAAGATTGACACGCTAAATAAAGCTTTTACCAATAAATACACAATCGAGCTGAACAAATTAAATGAATCCAAAGCTCACAGAGATTCTTTAGAGAACGGTATCAAATCAGACCGGCAAAAACTTAACTTTGAAGTGTTCGGAACCAAAACGACTGAGACCTCAGGGGTGATGGGTTATGGGCCTTATGCAAAGCGGAAAGAAGAAGAACTCAAACAAAGGCAGCAAAATCTGGATTCCCTGAATTCGGATGTCCGGAGGATGGAGCAGTTTGTAGATGGACGAAAGCAGTTTGACGGTCTGTTGTCAGAAAGGCTTTATACAGGTAAACAATTAGACAGCCTGACAAGTCTTGCCGGTTTTGCAGATCGTAACTGGGCATTGGGCCAGTTGAGTTTCAATACAGATGGCACCCGTGATACGACAACTGCCTTAGCAGTCACGTTTATCGGTTTACTCTTCATCTTTTTTGAATGCCTGCCGGTATTTGTAAAAATGATGAGTTCAAGAGGCCCGTATGACAGGTCTGTAGAAAATCTGGAGACCAGCCAGATCCATACCTCTGAAAAGGACAGAGACTTTGAAATCGAAGTGACCGATGGCGTACATGAGACCCGGGTAGCGACTACTATTGCAAGAGAAAAAGAACTATTAACTAAATTATGATGAAATACTTTTATTACCCATTGATCTTACTTTTTATCGCCCGAACGGCTTCAGCCCAGGATATTGATAAAATTATTACTAAAGAATATGTAGACAATATGATCAAAACCCTGAGTAGTGATGACATGCAGGGAAGAGCAACGTTTAGCCCTGGAATTGATAAAGCAGCTACTTTTATTGAAGGTGAATTTAAAAAAA is a window encoding:
- a CDS encoding class I SAM-dependent methyltransferase, with amino-acid sequence MDVFGNALQDQFTNGTAATLLLHNSYDEPEEMPVDIFFRTEEEMPDIELEAMDLCEGRVLDVGGGAGSHALILQARGFDVIALDISPIAVEIMKTRGVKNAVEGDIFSYQGEKFDTLLFLMNGIGLTGTIDGFKTFLKHAKSLLNEDGQLLFDTSDISYLYEDMEKPAGKYHGEIAYQYEYKDQKGEWFNWLYLDPQLLKQIAKECGWECHLLFDDGQDQYLAEMRVTQ
- a CDS encoding LLM class flavin-dependent oxidoreductase translates to MSNSSIQLSVLDQSPVRKGVSAQQAIQETVELAKIADNLGYTRFWVSEHHNTTALAGSTPEILITHLAGQTENIKLGSGGVMLPNHSALKVAENFRMLEVLFPGRIDLGLGRAPGTDRITASVLNPSNQWREQDFLEQLNDLRNYLHDSGEPGTIQEKIIAIPQAATVPSMWLLSSSGQSGLFAAHFGMGMSFAHFINPLGGPEAVQIYRDRFQPSIDKTAPEVNVSIGVFCSENEEIIFRQQAVMDYRYLQLEKGGKLYPIAYNDIKHVNYNAAEQERIDHNRQRMLIGTPDVLKEKIDTLLADYKVNELMAVTITEGFEERIRSYELLAAMYLK
- the pepT gene encoding peptidase T — translated: MLKYHNTGNSLQNRFTEYVKIDTQSDPESASIPSTEKQKNLGKVLVAQLLELGITDAHLDEYGYVYATIPSNTTKNVPVICFCSHMDTSPDCSGYGVKPIIHTNYQGQDLVLPDDNSVVLRMSEHKDLKDQIGNDIITASGTTLLGADNKAGLAEIMEAAAFLMQHPEHKHGKIRILFTPDEEIGRGVDKADLKKLGADFAYTIDGETCGSIEDETFSADGAVLTIHGISSHPGFARGKMESAVKILSDIISALPKDTLTPEATSKKEGFLHPVTMQGNVEQAEAHFIIRDFDDALLAEHGRTLETIVKQVIAAYPNATYTLKIKEQYRNMKKVLDQHPQVLEYGVLAIERVGIPVKRQSIRGGTDGSRLSLMGLPCPNVFAGEHAFHGKQEWASVQDMEKAVETIINIALIWEEKSN
- a CDS encoding outer membrane beta-barrel protein — encoded protein: MKRILISTLFLALAFSSFAQSNFYKFSIGAGAGITQSFADLKKHDFGLAGYATLDYLFTPYLSIGLELQKGEINGGDINATPDDRQFINGYQAVSVNGKISLGQFIDFDYNGLSGKLRGLYFGSGLGIIQNKMKGIRRINVNNPDHPYPGQDGSKDVYFPLNLGINFFFPDQEGFYRYTLNVNCQSNVTLGEGLDGYDNSSLTRKSGKPDIYSFYTIGFKYSFGKMGLYKKTFRRF
- a CDS encoding M14 family metallopeptidase translates to MKYLLLSLILLTMETFAQQTPYELSNKNQTATYEQAIAYYKQLAKVSPQAKLLTYGTTDFGKPLHLLVLSKNKVFNPVELRKNNQRILLINNGIHPGEPEGIDASMMLARDLLKDNHLPANVVICIIPVYNIDGSFNRSSTSRANQNGPEAYGFRGNSKNYDLNRDFIKTDSKNSAAFQEIFNTWQPEIFVDTHTSNGADYQYTMTLIPTQKDKLNSILADYLTTTMVPALYAGMKKKGYELIPYINSVENTPDAGITGFLETPRYSTGYAALHNSIGFMPETHMLKAYQKRVESTYQLLQTYVDLVSRDAKIIGENKRKADEAASIQKEFPLSWKLNETTYELITFKGFAAKYKPSAVSGADRLYYDRNDPYTKKIKYWNKFEPQLSVEKPVAYVIPKAWDKVIGLLKLNGVKVEELEEDKDLAVDVYYIGDYKTASRPYEGHYIHNNVQLVTKKQTLKFYKGDYLVYVDQPQNRYIMETLEPQATDSFFNWNFFDSVLDQKEHYSAYVFEDTAAGLLKDDPELKIKLNQKKLKDSTFAQNPSAQLEFVYQNSNYYEKTHLRYPIARLQ
- a CDS encoding rhomboid family intramembrane serine protease, coding for MIQEYLINTPVASLIFIFTLATSIYAFNDSSLFGKFMLHPYSVYRRSNVYTLLTSGLIHGSWMHLAFNMFTFYFFAFSLEATIGSLRFGLIYFVGLILSDIPSVIKHKDDYHYHSLGASGAISAVLFSYILFYPLNTLMIFPLPVPIWAALFGVLYLVYSYYMSKSSRDNINHDAHLFGAITGIIITILVVPGIVPHFIETITARFGG
- a CDS encoding dipeptide epimerase, which codes for MQAVHISFNLELKHPFTIAGFTRTSTPLLLLKLTYENIDGYGEASMVPYLGESYSSATEFLQKVDWTRFKHPFNFGEFMAYLDSIDAGNPAIKAAIDIALNDINGKMLQKPCFELYNADPLKMPVTSFTIGIAAPELIKEKVAEAKGFKVLKVKLGSGHDKELINAIRSVSNLPLYIDANQGWTDRKMAIDLIYWLHDQGAVLIEQPMNKTNIEGNAWLTGRSPIPILADEAVQRLSDIDHIKGAYHGINVKLMKSGGMYEANQMILKARSYGMKVMIGCMSETSIATQAGLALAPLCDWVDLDGPFLTKNNPFESPAMHQGKYILKDLPGLGLKGLSANLFLP
- a CDS encoding DUF6358 family protein; this encodes MKKQIALNTFYTLGIVISVIGLKWAFQNANYPVVALLIATGLFFIYLKIKIVKEVRAGIKEKQNIVNNSSAVKEETN
- a CDS encoding rhodanese-like domain-containing protein — its product is MKEISVEELKQKIDNKEDFQLIDVRETFEYDTSNLNGENIPLGGILIEVEKIATDKPVIMQCRSGKRSAAAVMQLEQLHGFTNLYNLKGGILAWQAAFDPSMPVY
- a CDS encoding DUF4407 domain-containing protein, whose product is MDALSRFFWFCSGVHQPTLEKHPTEHNKYVGIGATIFFTGLFAALSGGYAMYFVFKGDTAAALFAIFFGVLWGLAIFNMDRYIVSSINKNSTSTQQILQATPRILLAIMIGMVISRPLELKIFDKEIKERLKVSYLNNQRSKIDTLNKAFTNKYTIELNKLNESKAHRDSLENGIKSDRQKLNFEVFGTKTTETSGVMGYGPYAKRKEEELKQRQQNLDSLNSDVRRMEQFVDGRKQFDGLLSERLYTGKQLDSLTSLAGFADRNWALGQLSFNTDGTRDTTTALAVTFIGLLFIFFECLPVFVKMMSSRGPYDRSVENLETSQIHTSEKDRDFEIEVTDGVHETRVATTIAREKELLTKL